The following coding sequences lie in one Maribacter forsetii DSM 18668 genomic window:
- the lpxB gene encoding lipid-A-disaccharide synthase, whose translation MKYYIIAGEASGDLHGSNLIKALKQQDNNADIRCWGGDLMQQAGGTLAKHYKELAFMGFIEVILNLNAIFKNIKFCKQDIAAFNPDAIIFIDYSGFNLRIAKWAKEHNFLTNYYISPQIWASREGRIAKIKATVDHMYVILPFEKEFYEKKHNYPVNFVGHPLLDAINNRPELNETLFRSGNGIDPNKPIIALLPGSRKQEVQKMLSLMLSLTDDFSEYEFVIAGAPSLDKEFYAAFLTNANVKFIQNKTYDLLSISNAALVTSGTATLETALFKVPQVVCYKANWISYQIAKRIITLEYISLVNLIMKKEVVKELIQDDFTKQNLKKELTLILDGEARRKQLADYDELIAKLGGSGASAEAASLIIANAKIS comes from the coding sequence ATGAAGTACTACATTATTGCAGGCGAAGCTTCTGGCGATCTTCATGGCTCTAATTTAATTAAGGCTCTGAAGCAACAGGATAACAATGCAGACATTAGATGCTGGGGTGGCGATTTAATGCAGCAAGCCGGCGGAACTTTGGCCAAACACTACAAGGAATTGGCTTTCATGGGATTCATAGAAGTAATTCTAAACCTGAATGCCATTTTTAAAAATATAAAATTTTGCAAACAAGATATTGCCGCATTTAATCCTGATGCTATTATTTTCATTGATTATTCTGGATTTAATTTACGTATTGCAAAATGGGCTAAAGAACATAATTTCTTGACCAACTATTATATTTCACCTCAGATTTGGGCATCTAGAGAAGGTAGAATAGCTAAGATAAAAGCTACCGTAGACCATATGTACGTGATACTACCTTTTGAGAAGGAATTTTACGAAAAGAAACACAATTACCCGGTCAACTTTGTAGGACATCCTCTACTAGACGCCATTAATAACAGACCAGAACTAAACGAAACGCTATTTAGATCAGGTAACGGTATAGACCCGAACAAACCCATTATAGCATTACTGCCCGGTAGTCGTAAACAAGAGGTACAGAAAATGTTATCGCTTATGCTTTCTTTGACCGACGACTTTTCTGAATATGAATTTGTTATTGCAGGTGCTCCAAGTTTAGATAAAGAATTTTATGCTGCTTTTCTCACCAATGCGAATGTGAAATTCATTCAAAACAAAACTTACGATTTACTTTCCATATCAAATGCCGCCTTAGTTACCAGTGGTACAGCTACTTTAGAAACTGCTTTATTCAAAGTACCTCAGGTAGTTTGCTACAAAGCAAATTGGATCTCTTACCAAATTGCAAAACGTATTATTACTTTAGAATATATTTCTTTGGTCAACCTTATCATGAAAAAGGAAGTAGTTAAAGAATTAATACAAGATGATTTCACCAAACAGAACCTAAAAAAGGAACTGACCTTAATTTTAGATGGTGAAGCTAGACGTAAACAATTGGCTGATTATGATGAGTTAATTGCGAAATTGGGTGGATCTGGAGCTAGTGCCGAAGCCGCTTCTCTAATCATTGCAAATGCTAAAATTTCATAG
- a CDS encoding C40 family peptidase produces the protein MRILPYFIIICFLASCGAKKTTTSDKERKISVAAANNARTGNVTGAKKTEERRTVSSTHTTKADEIINTALSFSGTRYKFGGTTKKGMDCSGLLYVSFGEHDVQLPRVSYNMAEEGRRVTVKNVEKGDLLFFKTSRGSKRINHVGMVVGTDNDEITFIHASTSRGVTVSSLRDGFWNQAFVKATRIL, from the coding sequence ATGCGCATTTTACCATACTTTATTATCATTTGCTTTTTAGCCAGTTGCGGAGCCAAAAAAACGACTACTTCTGACAAGGAGCGCAAAATTTCTGTTGCTGCTGCAAATAATGCCAGAACAGGTAATGTTACCGGTGCTAAAAAAACTGAAGAACGTAGGACAGTTTCTTCAACGCATACTACAAAGGCCGATGAGATTATTAACACAGCCCTTTCATTTTCAGGTACACGATATAAATTTGGTGGAACAACCAAGAAAGGAATGGATTGCTCTGGCCTACTATATGTTTCTTTTGGTGAACATGACGTACAACTACCCAGAGTATCTTACAACATGGCAGAAGAAGGTCGCAGAGTTACCGTTAAAAATGTTGAAAAGGGCGACTTGCTATTTTTTAAAACCTCTAGAGGATCTAAACGAATAAACCATGTTGGCATGGTGGTAGGTACCGATAATGACGAAATTACATTTATTCACGCATCAACATCTCGTGGTGTTACTGTTTCCTCATTAAGAGACGGATTCTGGAACCAAGCATTCGTAAAGGCTACAAGAATATTATAG
- a CDS encoding ComEC/Rec2 family competence protein, whose protein sequence is MKLLAFIPIRLTLLLIVGILIGHYFSFNLLHTLLFTVFLFLILAAIFFFEKNTKSILFGAIAALTFTSLGTYSYTAAQPINNTNHFSKHQSSNNELWTLKIKEVLKPNQFSTRYFATVKSIGNEQVSGTILLTIPKDSASLNLAIDDKFITYTKAKAISHALIPHQFDYKKYLENLGVYHSIRIEHNQLVKIKNSQTTLLGIAARARNHIIEKLDKENFGADELGVIKALLLGQRSDISEETYTNYQKAGAVHILAVSGLHIGILLLVIQFLLSPLKNFSNGRTLILVLSVLFLWGFAFIAGLSASIIRATTMFTFVAYALYLNRPSNTFNILALSILFILLFINPNLLFQVGFQMSYAAVFAILWIFPLLKELWFPKNKVVRYFWQLLCVSIAAQLGVLPISLFYFHQFPGLFFISNLIIVPALGLILGMGILVIALSLLNWLPTQLVWFYNEIISLMNSIIAWVAKQENFIFSAISFDFIQLLLSVFVLIMGVELFTKLNYKRIVFFLLSILCFQGYTIFKEYEAHNKLEVLVMHQTRKSLIFNKSGNDLTILTNPDNTPDYLFSDYITAERINSIRYDSLKNSYAFKDGSVLIIDSTGIYPKSSSHKILLTQSPKINLDRLIDSIQPKEIIADGSNYKSYIERWETTCIKNKIPFHYTGEKGAYYFK, encoded by the coding sequence ATGAAGCTCTTAGCGTTTATTCCTATCAGATTAACGCTTTTACTCATTGTTGGCATCTTAATAGGTCATTATTTCTCCTTCAACTTATTACATACGCTTCTCTTCACTGTATTTCTATTTCTAATACTTGCCGCAATTTTCTTTTTTGAAAAAAACACAAAATCGATTTTATTCGGAGCCATTGCCGCACTTACATTTACATCATTAGGCACCTACAGTTACACTGCCGCACAACCCATAAACAATACTAATCACTTCAGTAAGCATCAAAGTAGCAATAACGAATTATGGACGCTAAAAATTAAAGAGGTTCTAAAACCTAATCAGTTTTCTACCCGCTATTTTGCCACAGTAAAAAGTATAGGCAATGAACAAGTAAGTGGTACTATACTTCTCACCATACCCAAAGATTCAGCAAGTTTAAATTTAGCTATAGATGATAAATTTATCACCTATACTAAAGCTAAAGCTATTTCGCATGCATTAATTCCGCATCAATTTGATTATAAAAAATATCTAGAAAATCTAGGTGTGTATCATAGTATACGAATAGAACACAATCAACTTGTGAAAATTAAAAATTCACAAACTACTCTTTTAGGAATCGCCGCAAGGGCAAGAAATCATATCATTGAAAAACTTGATAAAGAAAATTTCGGAGCAGATGAATTGGGAGTTATAAAAGCGCTATTACTTGGTCAGCGTTCAGATATATCAGAAGAAACATACACGAATTATCAGAAAGCGGGTGCCGTACATATTTTAGCAGTATCCGGTTTACACATTGGTATATTACTTTTAGTTATCCAATTTTTATTGAGTCCGCTAAAAAACTTCTCTAATGGTCGAACCCTAATTCTAGTTCTATCGGTTCTCTTTTTATGGGGCTTTGCCTTTATTGCAGGGTTGTCTGCCAGTATCATTCGTGCTACTACGATGTTCACCTTTGTGGCTTATGCACTATATTTAAATAGACCTAGCAACACCTTCAATATACTTGCGCTTTCCATATTATTTATTCTACTATTCATCAATCCGAATTTGTTGTTCCAAGTGGGGTTTCAGATGAGCTATGCTGCTGTTTTTGCCATACTTTGGATTTTCCCCTTACTTAAAGAACTATGGTTTCCGAAGAATAAGGTTGTACGATACTTTTGGCAATTGCTATGTGTTAGTATCGCCGCACAATTAGGTGTTCTGCCAATCAGCTTATTTTATTTTCATCAGTTTCCGGGACTTTTCTTCATTTCAAATTTAATAATTGTACCCGCTTTAGGATTGATTCTAGGTATGGGTATTTTAGTGATTGCACTTTCACTATTAAATTGGCTCCCTACTCAATTAGTATGGTTTTATAACGAAATCATTAGTTTAATGAACAGCATTATTGCTTGGGTAGCAAAACAAGAAAATTTTATTTTCAGTGCTATTTCTTTTGACTTTATTCAGCTATTATTAAGTGTATTTGTCCTGATAATGGGCGTAGAACTTTTTACAAAATTAAATTACAAACGAATAGTTTTCTTTTTACTTAGTATACTATGTTTTCAAGGTTATACCATCTTTAAGGAATATGAAGCTCATAACAAGTTGGAAGTATTAGTGATGCATCAAACGAGAAAGAGCCTAATTTTCAACAAGAGTGGAAATGACCTAACTATTCTAACAAATCCTGACAATACACCTGATTATCTTTTTTCAGATTATATCACTGCAGAACGTATAAACTCTATCCGTTATGATTCCTTAAAAAATAGCTATGCTTTCAAAGATGGATCAGTACTGATCATAGATAGCACAGGAATTTATCCGAAGTCATCATCCCATAAAATCTTATTGACACAATCGCCAAAAATCAATTTAGACAGGCTAATTGACAGTATTCAACCCAAGGAAATTATTGCAGATGGTAGTAACTACAAAAGCTACATTGAACGTTGGGAAACAACCTGTATAAAAAATAAAATCCCTTTTCACTATACTGGTGAAAAGGGAGCTTACTATTTTAAGTAA
- a CDS encoding peptide MFS transporter produces the protein MTESTEFSDQKQIFGHPQGLFYLFFAELWERFSFYGMRALLTLYMIDVIFKALAERDYATAAVYSSYGSLVYASTVIGGKLSDKILGMRNSIFLGGILMSIGHFVLAVENDIAFFLALSLIIVGNGFFKPNISTFVGTLYEKGDPKKDSGFTIFYMGINIGGWVAPLLCGWLAATYGWHYGFGLAGIGMLTGLIVFWRGIQTNVFGERGLPPNEHVLEKKVLGVKQGILVPVLAVLAAPLIALLLSSYKAIATDGLFADQNIVNVIFTGIGIAVLAYLAYEMFKANVKERKELFVAVLLTFFMTIFWGFHELSGSVITLFAARNIDLDGIMSAAQTNSLNSMFIIILAIPISMMWTWLSKKNWNPRTPYKFGLGLLFAGISFYVLALSGGSANESGFVPFTYLLLMYFLLSVGELFMSPVGLSKMTDLAPARLIAFIMGVWFLSSAFAFQIVGFIGKQLAIESTDGDVNGFATLTVYTDGFMLIAKYALGAGAIVLLASPLIKKLMGKVH, from the coding sequence ATGACTGAAAGTACTGAATTTTCAGACCAAAAGCAGATTTTTGGACACCCGCAGGGTTTATTTTATTTATTCTTTGCAGAGTTGTGGGAGCGTTTTAGCTTCTACGGTATGCGAGCGTTGCTGACGCTTTATATGATAGATGTAATCTTCAAGGCATTAGCTGAAAGAGATTACGCCACGGCAGCTGTATACTCCTCTTACGGGTCTTTGGTATATGCATCAACCGTGATCGGTGGGAAATTGTCCGATAAGATTTTAGGAATGCGAAATTCCATTTTCTTAGGGGGAATTTTAATGTCTATAGGTCACTTTGTTCTGGCTGTTGAAAACGACATTGCTTTTTTCTTGGCGCTATCATTGATTATTGTAGGTAATGGTTTTTTTAAGCCAAATATTTCCACGTTTGTGGGTACCTTGTATGAGAAAGGCGATCCGAAAAAAGATTCAGGATTTACCATTTTTTATATGGGTATAAATATTGGTGGTTGGGTAGCTCCTTTGTTGTGTGGATGGCTTGCGGCAACTTATGGATGGCACTATGGCTTTGGCTTAGCAGGTATTGGTATGTTAACCGGTTTGATCGTGTTCTGGAGAGGTATACAAACCAATGTTTTTGGAGAAAGGGGATTACCACCTAATGAGCATGTATTGGAGAAAAAAGTACTTGGTGTAAAACAAGGTATTCTTGTGCCTGTACTTGCTGTATTGGCAGCGCCATTAATAGCACTGTTATTATCATCTTATAAAGCTATTGCTACAGATGGGCTGTTCGCAGATCAGAATATCGTTAATGTGATTTTTACAGGTATCGGTATTGCGGTATTGGCATATTTGGCATATGAGATGTTCAAGGCAAATGTTAAGGAGAGAAAAGAACTATTCGTAGCTGTATTGCTAACTTTTTTCATGACTATATTCTGGGGTTTCCATGAATTATCGGGTAGTGTTATTACACTGTTTGCAGCTAGAAATATTGACTTGGATGGTATTATGTCTGCGGCACAAACCAATTCACTGAACTCCATGTTCATTATAATATTGGCTATTCCTATCTCAATGATGTGGACGTGGTTGAGCAAGAAAAATTGGAATCCTAGAACTCCGTATAAATTTGGGTTAGGATTACTTTTTGCCGGTATCAGTTTTTACGTTTTAGCATTAAGTGGTGGTAGCGCCAATGAAAGCGGTTTTGTTCCTTTTACATATCTTTTGTTAATGTATTTCCTATTGTCGGTTGGTGAGTTGTTTATGTCTCCTGTCGGTCTTTCTAAAATGACAGATTTGGCACCAGCTAGATTAATCGCCTTTATAATGGGGGTTTGGTTTTTATCATCTGCATTTGCATTTCAGATAGTTGGTTTTATTGGTAAACAATTAGCTATTGAAAGTACGGATGGCGATGTTAACGGTTTTGCAACTTTAACCGTTTATACAGATGGTTTTATGTTGATTGCAAAGTATGCTTTAGGTGCAGGTGCTATTGTCCTTTTAGCATCACCGTTAATTAAAAAGTTAATGGGTAAAGTGCATTAG